The Aquidulcibacter paucihalophilus genome has a window encoding:
- a CDS encoding pyridoxal-phosphate dependent enzyme: MSLAATPVLSGPTGSLLDLIGKTPMVEVTKVDTGPCRLFLKLEAQNPGGSIKDRIALSMIAAAEGEGFLKPGGTIVEATAGNTGLALTLVGQAKGYKVLLVIPDKMSKEKIQHLRAMGADVRLTRSDVPHGHPEYYTDMAERLAQQIPGGFYVNQFANDANSLAHFQTTGPEIYEQMGGDIDAFVAGIGSGGTITGIARYLKSVGSDAKIILADPVGSTLAGVVNDGVPGPEGSYTVEGIGQNFVPDTADMSLIDKAYSIPDAEAIATVRELLLKEGVLAGSSSGTLIASALRWCREQTEPKRVVTFVCDTGAKYLSKVYNDAWLADQGLSGQPMHGDLSDLISRKYENGDVVVAGPDDTLDTAFKRMRGADVSQLPIIQDGRLVGILDESDLVHVMNTDEITRKERFARPVASAMTRDLDTVQVGETLDALIPLFDRDRVAIILDGEQFVGLITRTDLINHLSLNR; encoded by the coding sequence ATGTCTTTGGCCGCCACGCCTGTCCTGTCCGGTCCGACCGGTTCGTTGCTGGACCTGATCGGCAAGACGCCGATGGTGGAGGTGACGAAGGTCGATACGGGCCCGTGCCGCCTGTTCCTGAAGCTGGAGGCGCAGAACCCGGGCGGATCGATCAAGGACCGGATCGCCCTGTCGATGATCGCGGCGGCGGAAGGCGAGGGGTTTCTGAAGCCCGGCGGCACCATCGTCGAGGCGACGGCCGGCAACACGGGTCTGGCGCTGACGCTGGTGGGCCAAGCCAAGGGCTATAAGGTGCTTCTGGTCATTCCGGACAAGATGTCCAAGGAAAAAATCCAGCATCTCAGGGCGATGGGAGCGGATGTTCGCCTGACCCGTTCGGACGTGCCGCATGGGCATCCCGAATACTACACCGACATGGCCGAGCGGCTGGCGCAGCAGATCCCGGGCGGATTCTACGTCAACCAGTTCGCCAACGATGCCAATTCGCTCGCGCATTTCCAGACCACAGGTCCGGAAATCTACGAACAGATGGGGGGCGACATCGACGCCTTCGTCGCCGGCATCGGGTCGGGCGGCACGATCACCGGCATTGCCCGCTATCTGAAAAGCGTCGGCTCGGACGCGAAGATCATCCTCGCCGACCCCGTGGGATCCACGCTGGCGGGGGTCGTCAATGACGGCGTACCGGGACCGGAGGGCAGCTATACGGTCGAGGGGATCGGCCAGAATTTCGTGCCCGATACGGCGGACATGAGCCTGATCGACAAGGCCTATTCCATCCCCGACGCCGAGGCGATCGCCACCGTCCGGGAACTGCTGCTCAAGGAAGGCGTGCTTGCGGGGTCTTCGTCGGGGACGCTGATCGCCAGTGCCCTGCGCTGGTGCCGCGAGCAGACGGAGCCGAAGCGGGTCGTAACCTTCGTCTGCGACACCGGCGCCAAATATCTGTCCAAGGTCTACAACGACGCCTGGCTGGCCGATCAGGGGCTGAGCGGTCAGCCGATGCACGGCGACCTGTCCGACCTGATAAGCCGCAAATACGAGAACGGCGACGTCGTTGTTGCCGGGCCTGACGATACGCTGGACACAGCCTTCAAACGCATGCGTGGCGCTGACGTCTCGCAGCTACCGATCATCCAGGACGGCCGGCTGGTCGGTATTCTGGACGAAAGCGACCTGGTCCATGTGATGAACACCGACGAGATCACCCGGAAGGAAAGGTTCGCCCGTCCGGTCGCCTCGGCCATGACCCGCGACCTCGATACGGTTCAGGTGGGTGAGACCCTGGATGCCCTGATCCCCCTGTTTGACCGTGATCGTGTGGCGATCATCCTGGACGGCGAGCAGTTCGTGGGCCTGATTACGCGGACGGACCTGATCAACCATCTGAGCCTCAACCGCTAG
- a CDS encoding dienelactone hydrolase family protein, whose product MKRFPTLAIAAAIAAATLLGPVSNASAQAAAPAGCADDVPQRATRGPAEFISNSQTVRGLIYKPTGPANGAAVVMLHSSEGLSVDAHAFDPHAIQLAARGYHVLVPNYFEARARQVPWNGRDVRLWEEAGHAAVAYMGTLEGVDPARVGIWGFSLGGFVATDGSAHPDSTARVAIGVGTGQDIFEASRGRREGVSMMLIEGYSTFPVISAATMRELAANLRRRGATVDVQMLDAPGRSMTGPVWCEVFQHTRRFLDANLLPAAAAAPAS is encoded by the coding sequence ATGAAACGCTTCCCGACCCTGGCCATCGCCGCCGCGATCGCCGCCGCCACCCTTCTCGGTCCGGTTTCCAACGCTTCGGCCCAGGCGGCCGCACCCGCGGGCTGCGCCGACGATGTTCCGCAGCGGGCCACGCGGGGCCCGGCCGAGTTCATCAGCAACTCCCAGACGGTTCGCGGCCTCATCTACAAGCCAACCGGTCCCGCCAACGGCGCAGCGGTGGTCATGCTGCACAGCTCGGAAGGCCTGTCCGTCGACGCCCATGCGTTCGACCCGCACGCCATCCAGCTCGCGGCCCGCGGCTATCATGTCCTGGTTCCGAACTATTTCGAGGCCCGGGCGCGCCAGGTTCCGTGGAACGGCCGTGACGTCCGGCTCTGGGAAGAGGCGGGTCATGCCGCCGTGGCTTATATGGGCACGCTGGAGGGCGTCGATCCGGCACGGGTCGGCATCTGGGGCTTCTCGCTCGGCGGGTTCGTCGCCACGGACGGATCGGCGCATCCGGATTCCACGGCGCGCGTGGCCATTGGGGTCGGGACCGGCCAGGACATTTTCGAGGCGAGCCGCGGCCGCAGGGAGGGCGTGTCGATGATGCTGATCGAGGGCTATTCGACCTTCCCCGTCATCTCCGCCGCCACCATGCGCGAACTGGCCGCCAACCTGCGCCGTCGCGGTGCGACCGTGGATGTGCAGATGCTCGATGCCCCCGGACGGTCGATGACCGGCCCGGTCTGGTGCGAGGTGTTCCAGCACACGCGGCGCTTCCTCGACGCCAACCTGCTGCCGGCCGCCGCCGCCGCCCCGGCGTCGTAA
- a CDS encoding dienelactone hydrolase family protein: MRYSLIAALGLLALTVSGDGVVAQTAPPPPRVGVPGCSDDVAVQASRTLVSFESRGRSIRAHLYAPRGEPNGTALVMLHGGTGFEMNAILFDAHAIQLASRGYWVMLPAYFDADAPAQGRRLVNARAWRQAALDAATQLAGTAGITPDRVALWGYSRGAGVALNAATAPGSPIRSAVLAAGGGAVEERLAGRDLSFLLMHARRDEAVPVRATLDLAADLRAAGAMVEVEGLDFDGHQYDLPTWCAVMSRTRTFLETRPEPGHAPS, from the coding sequence GTGCGCTACAGTCTCATTGCGGCGCTGGGTCTGCTGGCGCTGACGGTGTCGGGCGACGGAGTTGTCGCCCAGACAGCGCCGCCGCCACCGCGCGTCGGCGTTCCCGGCTGCAGCGACGATGTCGCGGTCCAGGCGTCCAGAACCCTGGTCAGCTTCGAGAGCCGTGGCCGGTCGATCCGGGCGCATCTCTATGCGCCGCGGGGCGAGCCCAATGGCACCGCTCTCGTGATGCTGCACGGCGGGACCGGGTTCGAGATGAACGCGATCCTGTTCGACGCCCACGCCATCCAGCTGGCGTCGCGCGGCTACTGGGTGATGCTGCCGGCCTATTTCGATGCCGACGCCCCCGCCCAGGGGCGTCGGCTGGTGAACGCGCGGGCCTGGCGCCAGGCGGCGCTGGACGCGGCGACCCAGCTCGCCGGCACAGCGGGCATTACGCCCGATCGGGTGGCGCTTTGGGGCTATTCCCGCGGCGCCGGCGTCGCCCTGAACGCCGCGACGGCACCCGGAAGCCCGATCCGTTCTGCCGTTCTGGCGGCAGGGGGCGGGGCGGTCGAAGAGCGGCTGGCCGGACGCGACCTGTCCTTCCTGCTGATGCACGCCCGTCGCGACGAGGCCGTGCCGGTTCGCGCGACGCTGGACCTCGCAGCCGACCTGCGCGCGGCCGGTGCCATGGTTGAGGTCGAGGGCCTCGATTTTGACGGCCACCAGTATGATCTTCCCACCTGGTGCGCGGTCATGAGTCGGACCCGCACGTTTCTGGAAACCCGTCCGGAGCCGGGGCATGCACCGTCGTAG
- a CDS encoding dienelactone hydrolase family protein — protein MHRRSVIAAVAAGLTGGGWARQAEVPTWEGLTFMSHRKPIRAIHYRPVGEGRRSAIVMMHGSGTNIVSRGPWHELAMRFAADGYEVLTPLFTDAWPDDGIRPPAMMEAWRDVGEHAIDWFIARGVNRRRTAMFGYSLGSYVAVDGALGNSRAAAAIGLAGGVDVYTPRPPRRRIPVLMIRAEGDTHVLPRNTARWVEFLREREVNVRVAVLRDSNHLFTAPKWLEIFQLSSAFYAGNIGRIDRETE, from the coding sequence ATGCACCGTCGTAGCGTTATCGCCGCTGTCGCGGCCGGTCTGACAGGCGGGGGCTGGGCCCGGCAGGCCGAGGTCCCGACCTGGGAAGGTCTGACCTTCATGAGCCACCGCAAGCCGATCCGCGCCATCCACTACCGGCCGGTCGGTGAGGGGCGGCGCTCGGCCATCGTCATGATGCACGGCTCGGGCACGAACATCGTCAGCCGCGGGCCCTGGCATGAACTGGCGATGCGTTTCGCCGCGGACGGCTATGAGGTGCTGACGCCGCTGTTCACGGATGCCTGGCCCGATGACGGCATCCGCCCGCCGGCGATGATGGAGGCCTGGCGCGATGTCGGCGAGCATGCCATCGACTGGTTCATCGCCCGCGGTGTGAACCGTCGCCGGACGGCGATGTTCGGCTATTCGCTCGGCTCCTACGTCGCGGTCGACGGCGCGCTCGGAAACAGCCGGGCGGCGGCGGCGATCGGGCTGGCCGGCGGTGTGGACGTCTATACCCCCCGGCCGCCGCGCAGGCGGATTCCGGTGCTGATGATCCGGGCCGAGGGCGATACCCATGTCCTGCCCCGGAACACCGCGCGGTGGGTCGAGTTTCTGAGGGAGCGCGAGGTCAACGTCAGGGTGGCTGTTCTCCGGGACTCCAACCACCTATTCACAGCGCCGAAATGGCTGGAGATCTTCCAGCTGTCGTCAGCGTTCTACGCGGGCAACATCGGCCGCATCGATCGGGAAACAGAATGA
- a CDS encoding cystathionine gamma-synthase, with protein sequence MSSLKNSQGFSTRAIHAGQRPDPTTGAVMTPIYATSTYAQESPGVNKGYEYARGKNPTREAFEACLADLEGGTHGFGFASGMAATSTALELLDAGSHIITGDDLYGGSWRLFERVRRRSMGLDFAYVDLSDLAAVEAAITPKTKLIWAETPTNPLMKLADIAGLSTIARKHGLLLIVDNTFATPWSQQPLKLGADVVMHSATKYLNGHSDIIGGALVTANPDLAKEIKFLQNSVGGVMGPFDAFLANRGLKTLGLRMKAHNENALAVARWLEERKGIAKVIYPGLISHPQHELASRQMNGRYGGMVTALIDGDLERTKRVLERVQVFTLAESLGGVESLVNHPAIMTHASVPKEVREAGGVTENLIRLSVGVEEVEDLIADLDQAIG encoded by the coding sequence ATGAGTTCGCTCAAAAACAGCCAGGGCTTTTCGACCCGCGCCATCCACGCGGGCCAGCGGCCGGACCCGACCACAGGCGCGGTGATGACCCCGATCTACGCCACCTCGACCTACGCCCAGGAAAGCCCGGGCGTGAACAAGGGCTATGAGTATGCGCGCGGCAAGAATCCGACGCGCGAGGCGTTCGAGGCCTGCCTGGCCGATCTGGAAGGCGGGACCCACGGCTTCGGCTTCGCCAGCGGCATGGCCGCGACCTCGACCGCGCTTGAGCTGCTGGATGCCGGGTCGCACATCATCACCGGCGATGACCTGTACGGCGGCTCGTGGCGGCTGTTCGAGCGCGTGCGCCGCCGGTCGATGGGGCTGGACTTCGCCTATGTCGATCTGAGCGATCTGGCGGCCGTCGAGGCCGCCATCACGCCGAAGACGAAGCTGATCTGGGCCGAGACCCCGACCAATCCTCTGATGAAACTGGCCGACATCGCCGGCCTGTCGACGATCGCGAGGAAGCACGGCCTGCTGCTGATCGTCGACAACACCTTCGCCACGCCCTGGAGCCAGCAGCCGCTGAAGCTGGGGGCCGACGTGGTCATGCATTCGGCGACCAAATATCTGAACGGCCACTCCGACATCATCGGGGGGGCGCTGGTGACGGCGAACCCGGACCTCGCGAAGGAGATCAAGTTCCTGCAGAACTCGGTCGGCGGGGTGATGGGGCCGTTCGACGCCTTCCTGGCCAACCGGGGCCTGAAGACGCTCGGCCTGCGCATGAAGGCGCACAACGAGAACGCCCTGGCCGTCGCGCGCTGGCTGGAGGAGCGGAAGGGGATCGCGAAGGTGATCTATCCCGGCCTCATCAGCCACCCGCAGCACGAACTGGCCTCACGCCAGATGAACGGCCGCTACGGCGGCATGGTCACCGCCCTGATCGACGGCGATCTGGAGCGGACCAAACGCGTGCTGGAGCGGGTTCAGGTCTTCACCCTGGCGGAGTCGCTGGGCGGCGTCGAAAGCCTGGTCAACCACCCGGCCATCATGACCCACGCCTCGGTGCCGAAAGAGGTGCGCGAGGCGGGCGGGGTGACCGAGAACCTGATCCGGCTGTCGGTGGGCGTGGAGGAGGTCGAGGACCTGATCGCGGACCTCGATCAGGCGATCGGCTAA
- a CDS encoding prolyl oligopeptidase family serine peptidase: protein MRIRSLAIVLACTLVPTSVLAQASGVVEKPAALVADGVPAIPAALAAETRPYMEFRTAGFAGWNAADRSMLISTRFGNTAQIHRVAMPMGAREQLSFEVEPVGGRWSPAGDVLVVSKDRGGDEFFQLYTLAEGRLTLLTDGGRSRNSFGAWSQDGRLIGYSSTRRNGRDSDLYVMDPRDPSTARMVAEVSGGGWSIADFSPDGRTALVVQGIQVTKSNLHALDLASGRMTPIGDHSLPIAYGGAQFAADGTLWVTSDQDSDFQRLGRINLATGAFTAVSAEPRWDVEDFDIAEDGSFIAYTINEAGSTRLRLLDPASGQVRRVDSLPAGIAGGLDIAPWGDIGLTYSSARSASDAFSIDPTSLAVTRWTRSETGGLDVTRNVEPELIEVASFDGEPVSGFLYRPDAARFPGPRPLIVNIHGGPEGQSRPGFMGRNNYLINELGVAIFFPNVRGSTGYGKRFVSLDNGPDLRENSVRDIGAYLDRLGADPAIDAGRIAVTGGSYGGYMCYAGAIHYGDRLRGANCVVAISNFVTFLENTEAYRRDLRRVEYGDERDPGQRARLLEISPMTRVNEINIPLMVVTGGNDPRVPASEADQMIAAVRANGRTAWHLLGQDEGHGFAKKVNQDYQFWASLLFWRETLLSAD, encoded by the coding sequence ATGCGCATCCGGTCGCTCGCCATTGTCCTCGCCTGCACCCTGGTGCCGACATCCGTTCTGGCCCAGGCCTCCGGTGTCGTCGAAAAGCCTGCAGCCCTGGTCGCCGACGGCGTCCCGGCCATTCCGGCGGCACTGGCGGCCGAGACCCGACCGTATATGGAATTCCGTACCGCCGGCTTCGCGGGCTGGAATGCGGCTGACCGGTCGATGCTGATTTCGACCCGCTTCGGCAATACGGCCCAGATCCATCGCGTCGCCATGCCGATGGGCGCTCGCGAACAGCTCAGCTTCGAGGTGGAACCCGTCGGCGGCCGTTGGTCCCCCGCCGGTGACGTGCTGGTCGTCAGCAAGGACAGGGGGGGCGATGAGTTCTTCCAGCTGTACACGCTGGCCGAGGGCCGCCTCACCCTGCTGACGGACGGGGGGCGCAGCCGCAACAGCTTCGGGGCCTGGAGTCAGGACGGACGCCTGATCGGCTACTCCTCTACCCGGCGCAACGGCCGGGACAGCGACCTCTATGTGATGGACCCGCGAGATCCCTCGACCGCCCGCATGGTGGCCGAGGTCAGCGGCGGCGGCTGGAGCATCGCGGATTTCTCGCCGGACGGTCGCACCGCCCTTGTCGTGCAGGGGATCCAGGTCACCAAGTCGAACCTCCATGCCCTCGACCTCGCGAGCGGTCGCATGACCCCGATCGGCGATCACAGCCTGCCGATCGCCTATGGTGGTGCCCAGTTCGCCGCTGACGGGACGCTTTGGGTCACCTCGGACCAGGACAGCGACTTCCAGCGGCTGGGCCGGATCAACCTCGCCACCGGTGCCTTCACAGCCGTCTCGGCGGAACCGCGCTGGGACGTCGAGGACTTCGACATCGCCGAGGACGGTTCCTTCATCGCCTATACGATCAACGAGGCCGGCAGCACCCGTCTGCGCCTGCTCGACCCCGCGTCTGGTCAGGTTCGCAGGGTCGACAGCCTGCCCGCGGGCATCGCCGGCGGCCTCGACATCGCGCCCTGGGGCGATATCGGCCTGACCTACTCCTCGGCCCGCAGCGCCTCTGACGCCTTCTCCATCGACCCCACATCCCTTGCGGTCACCCGCTGGACCCGCAGCGAGACCGGCGGGCTGGATGTCACGCGCAATGTCGAGCCTGAACTGATCGAGGTCGCCAGCTTCGACGGTGAGCCCGTCTCCGGCTTCCTCTACCGCCCCGACGCAGCCCGCTTCCCGGGTCCCCGTCCGCTGATCGTCAATATCCATGGCGGGCCGGAGGGCCAGAGCCGCCCCGGCTTCATGGGCCGCAACAACTACCTGATCAATGAGCTCGGGGTGGCCATCTTCTTCCCCAATGTCCGCGGCTCCACCGGCTACGGCAAGCGGTTCGTCAGCCTGGATAACGGGCCCGACCTGCGAGAGAATTCGGTGCGGGATATCGGTGCCTACCTCGACCGGCTGGGTGCCGATCCGGCCATCGATGCGGGACGCATCGCTGTCACCGGTGGCTCCTATGGCGGATACATGTGCTACGCCGGGGCCATTCACTACGGCGATCGTCTTCGCGGCGCGAACTGCGTGGTCGCCATCTCCAACTTCGTGACCTTCCTCGAGAACACCGAGGCTTATCGGCGCGATCTGCGCCGGGTCGAATACGGCGACGAGCGCGACCCGGGCCAGCGCGCCCGCCTGCTCGAGATCTCGCCCATGACCCGGGTCAACGAGATCAACATCCCGCTGATGGTGGTCACCGGCGGCAACGACCCGCGCGTCCCGGCGTCAGAGGCCGACCAGATGATCGCCGCCGTCCGCGCCAACGGCCGCACCGCCTGGCACCTTCTCGGCCAGGACGAGGGGCACGGCTTCGCGAAAAAAGTGAACCAGGACTACCAATTCTGGGCCAGTCTGCTGTTCTGGCGCGAGACCCTGCTGAGCGCGGACTGA
- a CDS encoding cold-shock protein, whose amino-acid sequence MATGTVKWYNSTKGYGFIAPDDGGKDVFVHASAVETSDLGTLNENQKISYEVERDSRSGKESAGRLKAAE is encoded by the coding sequence ATGGCTACCGGCACTGTGAAATGGTACAACTCCACCAAGGGTTACGGCTTCATCGCCCCCGATGACGGCGGCAAGGACGTGTTCGTCCACGCCTCGGCCGTTGAAACGTCCGACCTGGGCACGCTCAACGAAAATCAGAAGATCTCCTACGAAGTCGAACGCGACTCGCGTTCAGGCAAGGAATCGGCCGGTCGCCTCAAGGCCGCCGAATAG
- a CDS encoding cold-shock protein, with the protein MATGTVKWFNSTKGYGFIQPDDGGKDVFVHISAVEQAGLRGLDENQKVSYEIERDKRSGKESAGQLKTEG; encoded by the coding sequence ATGGCTACCGGCACTGTTAAATGGTTCAACTCCACCAAGGGCTACGGCTTCATCCAGCCTGACGACGGCGGCAAGGACGTTTTCGTCCACATCTCGGCTGTCGAACAAGCGGGCCTGCGCGGCCTCGATGAAAACCAGAAGGTTTCCTACGAAATCGAGCGCGACAAGCGTTCGGGCAAGGAATCGGCTGGTCAGCTGAAGACCGAAGGCTGA
- a CDS encoding porin — MLRTLTTAGVLATTLLAFAVPAAAQDAAAGSWAFAVGAGTDNRSKGASKSDGDAYAWGEAEWESASGLLYGGAGLQTIKSSSGSELEAEVGFGVRPEIAGFDLDLNATHKSQIDAASGYDNTAWELTADVKRSIGPASGRVRFQYSPDGMGGTEAWTWVEARLGWDFTDRLEGTAAIGRREQDNSLDYTAWNAGVTYALTDRIDADVRYYATDAEVPGEQYADSLVATLSLAF; from the coding sequence ATGCTCCGCACCCTGACGACCGCCGGTGTTCTGGCGACCACCCTGCTGGCCTTCGCCGTTCCGGCCGCCGCCCAGGACGCCGCAGCGGGCAGCTGGGCCTTCGCGGTCGGTGCGGGCACGGACAATCGCTCCAAGGGCGCGTCCAAGTCTGACGGTGACGCCTATGCCTGGGGCGAGGCCGAATGGGAGAGCGCCTCCGGCCTGCTGTATGGCGGGGCCGGATTGCAGACCATCAAGAGCTCCAGCGGGTCCGAGCTCGAGGCGGAAGTGGGTTTCGGCGTGCGGCCCGAGATCGCCGGCTTCGACCTCGACCTGAACGCCACCCACAAGTCCCAGATCGATGCGGCCTCCGGCTATGACAACACCGCCTGGGAACTGACCGCCGACGTCAAGCGCTCGATCGGCCCGGCCAGCGGACGCGTCCGCTTCCAGTATTCGCCCGACGGCATGGGCGGGACAGAGGCCTGGACCTGGGTCGAGGCCCGCCTCGGCTGGGACTTCACCGACCGTCTGGAAGGCACGGCCGCCATCGGCCGTCGCGAACAGGACAACAGCCTCGACTACACGGCCTGGAACGCCGGGGTGACCTACGCCCTGACCGACAGGATCGACGCCGACGTGCGCTACTACGCCACCGACGCCGAAGTTCCGGGCGAGCAATATGCCGACAGCCTGGTGGCCACGCTCAGCCTGGCGTTCTGA
- a CDS encoding nitronate monooxygenase family protein, whose product MAIPTSLQHGLKLPVIAAPMFLVSGPDLVVETCNAGVIGTFPSLNQRTTEGYREWLHEIKARLNPDAAAFGVNHIVHPTNPRLMADMMVSVEEKVPLIITSLGAVRDVVEAVHGYGGVVFHDIANVRHARKAAEAGVDGLILVANGAGGHAGVVNPFALVEEVRSFYDGTIILSGCLSTGGDVAASIMMGADFAYMGTRFISTTESMAQSEYKQMIVESGASDITYTPAVSGIPANFLTPSLVANGIDPKSLPEHKLDMADEAKAWKTVWSAGQGSAGVRDVLPTAQLIHRLTDEFTQACNKFDKKRL is encoded by the coding sequence ATGGCCATTCCGACTTCGCTGCAACACGGTCTGAAACTGCCGGTCATCGCCGCGCCCATGTTCCTGGTCTCCGGACCGGATCTGGTGGTCGAGACCTGTAACGCCGGCGTCATCGGCACCTTCCCGTCGCTGAACCAGCGCACGACCGAGGGCTATCGGGAGTGGCTGCACGAGATCAAGGCGCGCCTGAACCCCGACGCCGCGGCCTTCGGGGTCAACCACATCGTCCATCCGACCAACCCGCGCCTGATGGCCGACATGATGGTCTCGGTCGAGGAGAAGGTGCCGCTGATCATCACCTCGCTGGGCGCGGTGCGCGATGTGGTCGAGGCAGTGCACGGCTATGGCGGGGTGGTCTTCCACGACATCGCCAATGTCCGCCATGCCCGCAAGGCGGCCGAGGCGGGCGTCGACGGCCTGATCCTGGTGGCCAACGGCGCCGGCGGCCACGCCGGCGTGGTCAATCCGTTCGCCCTGGTCGAGGAGGTGAGGTCCTTCTACGACGGGACCATCATCCTGTCCGGCTGCCTGTCGACCGGCGGCGACGTGGCGGCCTCCATCATGATGGGCGCCGACTTCGCCTATATGGGCACCCGCTTCATCTCGACGACCGAGTCGATGGCCCAGTCCGAGTACAAGCAGATGATCGTCGAGTCCGGTGCCTCGGACATCACCTACACCCCCGCCGTCTCGGGCATTCCGGCCAATTTCCTGACGCCCTCGCTGGTCGCCAATGGCATCGACCCGAAATCCCTGCCCGAACACAAGCTCGACATGGCCGACGAGGCCAAGGCCTGGAAAACCGTCTGGTCCGCCGGTCAGGGCTCGGCCGGGGTGCGTGACGTTCTGCCCACGGCTCAGCTTATCCATCGGCTGACGGACGAATTTACGCAGGCTTGTAACAAATTCGACAAGAAGCGGCTCTAG
- the queF gene encoding preQ(1) synthase, whose translation MTTDTSGLHQLGQQTAQPSSPETAELERVPNPHPGMLYLTRFTAPEFTSLCPVTGQPDFAHIVIDYAPGDWLVESKSLKLYLTAFRNHGAFHEDCTVAIGRKIADLLQPKWLRIGGYWYPRGGIPIDVFWQTGTAPEGLWLPDQGVPTYRGRG comes from the coding sequence ATGACCACTGACACCTCAGGCCTGCACCAGCTCGGCCAGCAAACCGCCCAGCCCTCCAGCCCGGAAACGGCCGAGCTGGAACGGGTGCCCAATCCCCATCCGGGAATGCTGTATCTGACCCGCTTCACCGCGCCGGAGTTCACCAGCCTGTGCCCGGTGACGGGCCAGCCGGACTTCGCCCACATCGTCATCGACTATGCGCCGGGCGACTGGCTGGTCGAGTCCAAGAGCCTGAAGCTGTACCTGACCGCCTTCCGCAACCACGGTGCCTTCCATGAGGACTGCACCGTGGCCATCGGGCGGAAGATCGCCGACCTGCTGCAGCCGAAATGGCTGCGCATCGGCGGCTACTGGTATCCGCGCGGCGGTATCCCGATCGACGTCTTCTGGCAGACCGGCACTGCGCCGGAAGGGCTGTGGCTGCCGGACCAGGGCGTGCCGACCTATCGCGGTCGGGGGTAG
- a CDS encoding DUF2306 domain-containing protein: MSSISTPVPTGGTAKALRWAGILWFVVAAIGQAAFVGFILAFYGTRTVAGNYAGWNDKPLIDGYISGDQTGNFVFAAHVLLASLVTLAGLMQLVPAIRRAFPALHRWSGRTFLFVAGVMALSGFWLTLVRGTSLSDVSSAAIVIDGLLILIFGALAWRHAVKRRFDQHRVWAMRTFMAVSGVWFLRIGIMGWVLVNQGPVGMSGTLSGPADIVLVFGSYLIPLGLLELYFRAGRSAHAAPKLLTAALVLFAAAFTAIGVFGTIALMWGPYL; the protein is encoded by the coding sequence ATGTCCAGCATTTCTACACCGGTGCCCACTGGCGGCACCGCAAAAGCCCTGCGTTGGGCCGGCATTCTCTGGTTCGTCGTCGCCGCCATCGGCCAGGCGGCCTTCGTCGGCTTCATCCTCGCCTTCTACGGCACGCGGACCGTGGCCGGGAACTACGCCGGCTGGAACGACAAGCCGCTGATCGACGGCTATATCTCCGGCGATCAGACCGGGAATTTCGTCTTCGCCGCCCATGTGCTGCTGGCGTCGCTCGTGACCCTGGCCGGACTCATGCAACTGGTCCCGGCGATCCGGCGCGCCTTCCCGGCCCTGCACCGCTGGAGCGGACGGACCTTCCTCTTCGTGGCCGGCGTCATGGCGTTGAGCGGCTTCTGGCTGACCCTCGTCCGCGGGACCTCGTTGTCCGACGTCTCCTCGGCCGCCATCGTGATCGATGGTCTGCTGATCCTCATCTTCGGCGCGCTGGCGTGGCGGCATGCCGTCAAGCGCCGGTTCGACCAGCACCGGGTCTGGGCGATGCGCACCTTCATGGCGGTCAGCGGCGTCTGGTTTCTCAGGATCGGCATCATGGGCTGGGTGCTGGTCAACCAGGGACCGGTCGGCATGTCGGGCACCCTGTCGGGTCCGGCCGACATCGTCCTCGTCTTCGGCAGCTATCTGATCCCGCTGGGCTTGCTGGAGCTCTATTTCAGGGCCGGGCGCAGCGCCCATGCGGCACCGAAGCTTCTGACCGCGGCCCTCGTTCTCTTCGCCGCGGCCTTCACGGCGATCGGAGTCTTCGGAACGATCGCCCTCATGTGGGGACCGTACCTTTAG